CTTGACGTTGCCGCCCGGGATGGCGGACTTGACCGACACCACGATGGTGTCTCCGATCCGGGCGTAGCGCCGGCCACTGCCGCCGAGTACGCGGATGCAGAGGACCTCCTTCGCGCCGCTGTTGTCGGCTACTTTGAGTCTGGATTCCTGCTGGATCATGACGACCTGTTACTCTTTTTAGCTGCTGACTGGGCGTGGATTACTTGGCGCGCTCCACGACCTCTACCAGGCGCCAGCGCTTGTTCTTGCTCATGGGACGGGTCTCCATGATGCGGACGGTGTCGCCTTCGCCGGCGTCGTTGGTCTCATCATGGGCCATGAGCTTCGTCGTCTTCTTGACGAACTTGCCGTACATCGGGTGCTTCACCTGACGCTCGATCGCCACCAGGATGCTCTTGTCCATTTTGGACGAGACCACCAGGCCGACCCTCTCCTTTCGGGCGTTACGTGTGTTGTTCGCTTCCATAGGTTGCTGTGGCTTGGTGAGCCGTTGACCGTTTCCTCACCAACTACCGTGGGGTTCTGTTATTCGGCGGCGGACCGCTCGTTGAGAATGCCGCTCAGCCGCGCAATGAGGCGCCGCTTCTGGCGAATGACGATGGGATTGGGCAGCTCGGCAACCGCATGCTGGAACTTGAGATGGCTCAGCTGATCCTTCTCGTCCTTGATGCGCTGTGCGATTTCCTCGCTGGACATTTCCCGT
The sequence above is a segment of the Rhodothermales bacterium genome. Coding sequences within it:
- the rpsQ gene encoding 30S ribosomal protein S17 → MEANNTRNARKERVGLVVSSKMDKSILVAIERQVKHPMYGKFVKKTTKLMAHDETNDAGEGDTVRIMETRPMSKNKRWRLVEVVERAK
- the rpmC gene encoding 50S ribosomal protein L29, with protein sequence MKASEVREMSSEEIAQRIKDEKDQLSHLKFQHAVAELPNPIVIRQKRRLIARLSGILNERSAAE